One Armatimonadia bacterium DNA segment encodes these proteins:
- a CDS encoding sulfatase → MDRRDFMRAGLQGATAVAAAQLAQVPTPALAQPAPTVPSSQRPNVLYFICHDLGTALSCYNWPNVKSPNLDAFAAEGVRFTNYYCGSTPCSPSRGCIVTGRYAHSNGLIGLANKGWSLPETERTVVDYFNDAGYYTANLGGQHERVGPNPYAYKETKLGPRTADRIADEVCDFLKRFDRTKGPFYLNAYTQEVHAPWDRPEFQGRYNPAEVTPLPFQGDIPFVRNSLAAFYGSVSFMDEQFGRILACLHETGLDQNTWVIFTTDHGVGFPRAKSTLYDPGLLTALLMRWPGRLKPGTTCDHLLSNLDLLPSQLEALGIPASAAIQGRSFAPAVLGGEYTPRDAIFAERNYHDDYDPMRCVRTRQYKYIRNYGLRAGPKLPEEETAEDTGITLWNSGRPRPREELYDLTRDPNEFNNLAEDPGSATVLTQMRERLDTWMRDTNDYMRGAREFVDYPSEDRRTLPLPLGASPKPQPRRPPQPRP, encoded by the coding sequence ATGGACCGACGAGACTTTATGCGAGCAGGTCTACAGGGCGCAACCGCCGTTGCGGCAGCACAGCTTGCCCAGGTGCCCACGCCGGCCCTTGCACAGCCGGCCCCGACAGTCCCCTCTTCACAGCGTCCGAACGTCTTGTACTTCATCTGCCACGACCTCGGCACCGCCCTGAGCTGCTACAACTGGCCCAACGTGAAGTCCCCGAACCTTGACGCCTTCGCTGCCGAGGGCGTGCGTTTCACCAACTACTACTGTGGCTCCACTCCCTGCAGCCCTTCGCGAGGGTGCATCGTCACTGGACGCTATGCCCACAGCAACGGCCTCATCGGCCTCGCCAACAAGGGCTGGAGCCTGCCGGAGACCGAGAGGACCGTCGTTGACTACTTCAACGACGCCGGGTACTACACCGCCAACCTTGGCGGCCAGCACGAACGCGTCGGTCCGAACCCCTACGCCTACAAGGAGACCAAGCTCGGGCCACGCACGGCAGACCGAATCGCCGACGAGGTCTGTGACTTCCTCAAGCGCTTCGACCGCACCAAGGGGCCCTTCTACCTGAACGCCTACACCCAGGAAGTGCATGCTCCCTGGGACCGGCCCGAGTTCCAGGGACGCTACAACCCGGCGGAGGTCACACCTCTCCCCTTCCAGGGCGACATCCCCTTCGTCCGGAACAGCCTGGCCGCTTTCTACGGATCGGTCTCCTTCATGGATGAGCAGTTCGGGCGCATCCTCGCCTGCCTGCACGAGACAGGACTGGACCAAAACACCTGGGTGATCTTCACCACCGATCACGGGGTGGGTTTCCCGCGCGCCAAGAGCACGCTGTACGATCCGGGCCTGCTGACCGCCCTCCTCATGCGTTGGCCGGGACGTCTCAAGCCCGGCACAACCTGCGACCACCTGCTTAGCAACCTTGACCTGCTGCCATCGCAACTGGAAGCGCTTGGGATCCCTGCCTCCGCCGCAATCCAGGGACGCAGCTTCGCCCCGGCAGTCCTGGGCGGCGAGTACACACCTAGAGACGCCATCTTCGCCGAGCGCAACTACCACGACGACTACGACCCGATGCGCTGCGTGAGGACCCGCCAGTACAAGTACATCCGCAACTACGGCCTGCGTGCGGGACCCAAGCTGCCGGAGGAAGAGACCGCCGAGGACACCGGCATCACGCTTTGGAACTCCGGCCGGCCGCGACCGCGGGAGGAACTCTACGACCTGACCCGTGACCCCAACGAGTTCAACAACCTGGCGGAGGACCCCGGCAGCGCCACGGTCCTCACCCAGATGCGCGAGCGCCTGGACACCTGGATGCGCGACACCAACGACTACATGCGCGGAGCCAGGGAGTTCGTTGACTACCCCTCTGAGGACCGTCGCACCTTGCCGCTGCCTCTGGGGGCCTCACCGAAGCCGCAGCCGAGGAGACCGCCGCAGCCCAGGCCCTGA
- a CDS encoding alkaline phosphatase family protein — translation MRAKWLWLCVVLAAIVLATLVVPASAQTGYKTKHVFVVVMDGVRWMDTFGDPEHQFIPHLYKDLRPLGTLFTNYYDRGITVTRQGHSTIASGTWQMVPNGGPRVTRPTFFEYLRDEKGIAPTKAWAVFGKAEYSFLPYSSHPAYGEKFACSHINGGGKDNPVNEASAEGDVGVLNKVVEVMKQDQPDLMLINFGYTDHSGHIAKDILEYQEAVRNCDEQFWKLWSAIQADPYYRDTTTVFFTNDHGRHDRDFHSHGDHCPGCEHIMLLAIGPDTKPDTVVSKETLEIDIAPTVGELLGFQTPLSTGSVITEALTQYLGVNQKQAVTEAGRQAVAMEKLADRDLVRVAADHALATWKAAEVPVTLDADLLMHGMLRAHAETKDEKYLDYVRQWVDAHKSDTQALVVNVIVDMPQTVRQQYMPIAKRMAEALLALKPEELTRLDGLLAGGALGRMKAATQEARFGETGLTLVKAAVEKAGPTVKDGLAYSTDLYALATAASPYSQEEAIRKAFTVNLFRALRGMKEQGVLWSDATASVINIAAVLASQRGNLLKEYAELKAGVAFPAEIEKMTVPEATALFDGEKPAAPRRQIITTIFQRGKQGMQFSRDMLRYGVDATGAYGDGSMLAQGGFLVAYQKLPWRYDGNTWPGTKPVSVGTVDMGPRGGDK, via the coding sequence ATGCGCGCGAAGTGGTTGTGGCTTTGTGTGGTTCTGGCGGCGATCGTGTTGGCGACCCTGGTTGTGCCGGCCTCGGCCCAGACGGGGTACAAGACGAAGCATGTGTTCGTTGTCGTCATGGATGGGGTCCGCTGGATGGACACTTTCGGCGATCCCGAACACCAGTTCATCCCACACCTGTACAAGGACCTGCGGCCCCTGGGTACCCTCTTCACGAACTACTACGACCGGGGCATCACCGTCACTCGTCAGGGGCATAGTACGATCGCCTCAGGAACCTGGCAGATGGTCCCGAACGGCGGCCCCCGGGTGACCCGCCCGACGTTCTTCGAGTACCTCCGAGATGAGAAGGGGATTGCGCCCACGAAGGCCTGGGCGGTCTTCGGCAAGGCCGAGTACTCCTTCCTGCCTTACAGCTCCCATCCGGCTTACGGGGAGAAGTTCGCCTGCTCGCACATCAACGGCGGAGGCAAGGACAACCCGGTCAACGAAGCCAGCGCCGAGGGCGACGTGGGCGTCCTGAACAAGGTTGTCGAGGTGATGAAGCAGGACCAGCCGGACCTGATGCTCATCAACTTCGGCTACACGGACCATTCCGGACACATCGCCAAGGATATCCTGGAGTACCAGGAGGCCGTCCGCAACTGCGACGAGCAGTTCTGGAAGCTGTGGAGCGCCATCCAGGCCGACCCGTACTACCGCGACACCACGACGGTGTTCTTCACCAACGACCACGGGCGACATGATCGGGACTTCCACAGTCACGGCGACCATTGCCCAGGATGCGAGCACATCATGCTGCTGGCGATTGGGCCAGATACCAAGCCCGACACGGTGGTCAGCAAGGAGACGCTCGAGATCGACATCGCGCCCACTGTTGGAGAGTTGCTGGGGTTCCAGACGCCGTTGTCGACCGGGAGCGTCATCACCGAGGCGCTGACCCAGTACCTGGGTGTCAACCAGAAGCAGGCAGTGACGGAGGCAGGGCGACAGGCGGTGGCGATGGAGAAACTGGCCGATCGCGACCTGGTGAGGGTGGCGGCTGATCACGCTCTGGCGACCTGGAAGGCTGCGGAGGTTCCGGTGACGCTGGACGCCGATCTGCTGATGCACGGGATGCTCCGGGCCCATGCCGAGACCAAGGACGAGAAGTACCTGGACTACGTCCGCCAGTGGGTCGATGCGCACAAGTCGGACACGCAGGCACTGGTGGTGAACGTCATCGTCGATATGCCGCAGACCGTCCGGCAGCAGTACATGCCGATCGCAAAGCGGATGGCTGAGGCGCTACTGGCCCTGAAGCCCGAGGAGCTAACGCGCTTGGATGGACTGCTGGCCGGTGGGGCGCTGGGGCGCATGAAGGCGGCCACGCAGGAGGCGAGATTCGGAGAAACGGGGCTGACGCTGGTGAAGGCCGCTGTGGAGAAGGCGGGCCCCACGGTCAAGGACGGCCTGGCATACTCGACGGACCTGTACGCGCTGGCGACGGCCGCGAGCCCGTACTCGCAGGAGGAGGCGATCCGGAAGGCCTTCACCGTGAACCTGTTCCGAGCGCTTCGGGGGATGAAGGAGCAGGGCGTCCTGTGGTCCGATGCGACGGCTTCCGTGATCAACATCGCCGCGGTGCTGGCCTCGCAGCGTGGAAACCTCCTGAAAGAGTACGCGGAACTGAAGGCCGGCGTGGCCTTCCCGGCGGAGATCGAGAAGATGACGGTGCCGGAGGCGACGGCACTGTTCGACGGCGAGAAGCCGGCAGCCCCGCGACGGCAGATCATCACGACCATCTTCCAGCGCGGCAAGCAGGGGATGCAGTTCAGCCGCGATATGCTGCGGTATGGGGTGGACGCGACCGGTGCTTACGGAGATGGCTCAATGCTGGCCCAGGGCGGCTTCCTGGTCGCCTATCAGAAGCTCCCCTGGCGCTATGACGGGAACACCTGGCCTGGGACCAAGCCGGTATCAGTGGGGACGGTCGATATGGGTCCCAGGGGCGGCGATAAGTAG
- a CDS encoding ammonium transporter, with translation MRRTKMLIIGTLTVTLAVSLAYLSRWELPNSAQGVQGLNPADTAWVCVAAVLVMLMTPALGFFYGGLVRRKNVASTIVQCLTIFAVASAVWTLWGYSLAFAPSVGGLGLIGSLKHFLLRGVDGAPDTNYAATIPASAFYFFQLKFAAITPALIIGAFAERIKFRSLIMFIVVWATLVYAPVAHWVWGVGGWLRNLGALDFAGGTVVHILAGTSALASALVIGRRHVKGETQHPNNVPYTILGAALLWFGWFGFNAGSALAINGVAVNALVTTNIAAAFATLSWMAVDWYLTGKPSATGAAIGAVCGLVAITPAAGFVDVSAAIVIGMVAGLVCNFTCVLLNRTSLDDTLDVFACHGMGGIWGALATGIFSQKLVNPAGADGLLYGNPRQFLVQVLAIAVVFVYGFVASVVILKAIDLVAGLRVSPEEEELGLDVSQHGEYAYWPELSPSETGSH, from the coding sequence ATGCGACGAACAAAGATGCTCATCATCGGGACGCTCACAGTCACGCTGGCAGTATCCCTGGCCTATCTGAGCCGCTGGGAGTTGCCCAACTCAGCGCAGGGCGTCCAGGGGCTCAACCCCGCAGACACGGCCTGGGTCTGCGTGGCGGCGGTCCTGGTCATGCTGATGACGCCGGCACTGGGCTTCTTCTACGGAGGGCTTGTCCGCCGCAAGAACGTCGCTTCGACCATCGTGCAATGCCTGACGATCTTCGCCGTCGCCAGCGCCGTCTGGACGCTGTGGGGCTATAGCTTGGCCTTCGCACCCTCAGTCGGCGGTCTGGGCCTCATCGGGAGCCTCAAGCACTTCCTGCTGCGGGGCGTTGACGGTGCACCCGACACGAACTATGCCGCGACCATCCCCGCCTCCGCCTTCTACTTCTTCCAACTCAAGTTCGCGGCCATCACCCCGGCACTCATCATCGGTGCCTTCGCCGAGCGCATCAAGTTCCGCTCCCTTATCATGTTCATCGTCGTATGGGCGACGCTGGTCTACGCGCCTGTTGCTCACTGGGTTTGGGGCGTCGGCGGCTGGCTGCGCAATCTCGGTGCCCTCGACTTCGCCGGCGGAACGGTAGTCCACATCCTCGCCGGAACCTCAGCCCTTGCCTCGGCCCTGGTCATCGGTCGACGCCACGTGAAGGGCGAGACCCAGCACCCGAACAACGTTCCCTACACGATCCTCGGTGCCGCGCTCCTCTGGTTCGGTTGGTTTGGCTTCAACGCGGGCAGTGCGCTGGCGATCAATGGCGTGGCCGTGAATGCCCTCGTGACCACCAACATCGCTGCCGCCTTCGCCACCCTGAGTTGGATGGCTGTGGACTGGTACCTGACCGGCAAGCCAAGCGCCACAGGTGCGGCAATCGGCGCCGTCTGCGGGCTGGTCGCCATCACTCCGGCCGCCGGGTTCGTTGACGTCTCCGCCGCCATCGTGATCGGGATGGTCGCCGGACTGGTGTGCAACTTCACCTGCGTCCTGCTCAACCGCACTTCCCTGGACGACACGCTTGACGTCTTCGCCTGCCACGGAATGGGCGGAATCTGGGGAGCCCTGGCCACCGGCATCTTCTCGCAGAAGCTGGTCAACCCCGCCGGGGCGGATGGTCTGCTCTACGGCAACCCGCGGCAGTTCCTCGTGCAGGTGCTGGCCATCGCTGTGGTCTTCGTCTACGGCTTCGTTGCCTCGGTTGTCATCCTCAAGGCCATCGACCTCGTCGCCGGTCTGCGTGTCAGCCCTGAGGAGGAGGAGCTCGGTCTGGACGTGAGCCAGCATGGCGAGTACGCCTACTGGCCCGAGCTCAGCCCCAGCGAGACAGGCTCCCACTAA
- a CDS encoding SLBB domain-containing protein, which yields MSRKLIPLFRLAAAIAVLSGIATLAPAAGLKTDSQGGYGALPSERSIDPATTGAHPGPLSSPRLTVDAGYRLSPGDVIQLVVFGEPTQSGTFAIGPAGSIAMPIVGQITLRGLTIHEAEQLVTTKLRQILRNPQVTITFNELSSVRKVYLSGEMMRTGAVTLPFGATLVDALSAVPPGPYADLRRIRLTHPGGQPVEVDCSGLRGEGPLPIEHRLEYGDTIFAPRVREEISIFGEVRNPGTVLLPVGQDVTVLDALRVAQGFTPVADRTRALLLREGSEPVQIDLGKLLQGGDTTENRKLQGGDVLVVPQTGGIAVVGQVRTPWVLPAGGAVPVLQALAQAGGPLPTGDLSQAQIIRNGKGITVDLQTFMDKGTAPAEFNLQPGDVLLIPRGEGQNVLLVGVLGRTGIFPLRGVDQRDLLRVITLAGPVAQSDLTRVTVYRGNQALVRNLKAMMDTGDLSQNLDLEPGDMVMVPPLEVDSVLLTGMLARQGVFQVLRKDPHDLLRVITVAGAGAMSDLSRVTIYRGGQTIVRDMKAALEKGDLQQSIEVEDGDVIYVPPIEESVVLTGAVQRSGIVRLIGDEQRDLSKLILLSGPLGVADLSRVTVTRGAEKIVVNVRDYLDKGDARQTLRLQDGDMVRVPMVEDSILITGALNRGGVVRLYEGLDRDLISLVLAAGPTAMADMEHVTIFRGEQKTVRNLRAMVEGGDRSQTMELQPGDIITVPPRQIHTVLLTGALGRPGLINLIDDKQRDLARLVSAAGPLPNADLSKVAVRRGGLTTTRDIKAYIDTALPQHTLQVEDGDVVVVPRGESTVLVMGAVVRAGTLQLYEDKQRDLMRVVVLAGPTPNADLSKVTIYRGDQTIVRDLRKLYDTGDLSQTMLLQDGDIVKIPAFEDRILIAGAAGRLGAAALGEKEARDLVRIVQMASPLPYANLRKVSVLRGNQTITRDVFAYLQKGDKTQTLELEDGDVVLIPYDRETAMITGAVARAGSIGVPDPERADLAEVISAASPLPTADLRRVIVYRGDQQLTYDLSALRSGGDLPRNVPLLPGDRVFVPGLDTTTVLVTGSVQRTGTAELVTAEQRNLASFVVSASPLPTADLSRIILYRGATATTYNLRAYLEKGDGSQTTELQDGDRVLVPEQPATGGIIISGQVNRQGTLPLALGQSPDLLSAVTLAGPLVATADLSQVTVYRGTEKIVRDLQKLREEGDLTQNLTLQAGDVVFVPESTDTVVFMGQVARPGALNIHQFRQRDLAHLLPLASPDANSDTEQVTVYRNGETIVRNYRNLVEKGDLTQNLVLEPGDYVYVPKDSAHDAMFLGALGRVGPVNVREPSSQDLLRVVTALAPTPAADLTRITIFRGDEPPMYKDLKLLMDEGDMSQNVKIEPGDVVVVPRLDDLYVLGAVGRAGAYAAQPDWDILDALAAAGNPIPAASGANITIIRRRPDATSERINFSLSAVTQGKAPEPVKVKAGDIIYVPYPKAKRGLGWNLIRDAIYMLGSLNDIFGLF from the coding sequence ATGTCGCGTAAGCTGATCCCCCTGTTCCGCTTGGCCGCCGCAATCGCTGTCCTGTCTGGCATAGCGACCCTGGCGCCGGCGGCGGGTCTCAAGACCGATTCCCAGGGGGGTTACGGGGCTCTCCCCTCCGAGCGCTCGATCGACCCCGCAACTACGGGGGCGCATCCCGGGCCGCTGTCTTCTCCTCGTCTCACCGTCGATGCGGGGTACCGCCTCAGCCCCGGCGACGTCATCCAGCTCGTCGTCTTCGGCGAGCCCACGCAGTCCGGCACCTTTGCGATCGGCCCGGCGGGCTCCATAGCCATGCCCATCGTCGGCCAGATCACCCTGCGCGGCCTCACCATCCACGAAGCCGAGCAACTGGTCACCACCAAGTTGCGCCAGATCCTGCGCAACCCGCAGGTCACGATCACCTTCAACGAACTCTCCTCCGTGCGCAAGGTATACCTCTCCGGTGAGATGATGCGCACCGGCGCCGTAACCTTGCCCTTCGGAGCCACCCTCGTCGACGCCCTTTCCGCAGTCCCACCCGGACCTTACGCCGACCTGCGCCGCATCCGTCTCACCCATCCCGGCGGCCAGCCGGTCGAGGTTGATTGCAGCGGTCTTCGCGGCGAGGGTCCGCTTCCCATCGAGCACAGGCTCGAGTATGGCGATACCATCTTCGCCCCGCGAGTGCGCGAGGAGATCTCCATCTTCGGCGAGGTCCGCAACCCCGGAACTGTCCTGCTGCCCGTGGGGCAGGACGTGACGGTCCTCGACGCGCTGCGGGTCGCCCAGGGCTTCACACCGGTTGCCGACCGCACGCGTGCCCTGCTCCTGCGCGAGGGTTCCGAGCCCGTTCAGATTGACCTGGGCAAGCTCCTCCAGGGCGGCGACACTACCGAGAACCGCAAGCTGCAGGGCGGCGACGTCCTCGTCGTTCCGCAGACCGGCGGCATCGCTGTGGTGGGCCAGGTGCGGACGCCCTGGGTCCTCCCGGCGGGTGGCGCCGTGCCCGTCCTCCAGGCTCTTGCGCAGGCCGGAGGTCCACTCCCCACCGGTGACCTCTCCCAGGCCCAGATCATCCGCAACGGCAAGGGCATCACGGTCGACCTGCAGACCTTCATGGACAAGGGGACGGCTCCGGCTGAGTTCAACCTCCAGCCCGGCGATGTCCTGCTCATCCCCCGTGGCGAGGGCCAGAACGTGCTCCTCGTTGGCGTACTGGGCCGAACCGGCATCTTCCCACTGCGAGGCGTCGACCAGCGTGACTTGCTACGGGTCATCACCCTCGCCGGACCGGTCGCCCAGTCCGACCTGACCCGCGTCACCGTCTACCGCGGCAACCAGGCTCTCGTGCGCAACCTCAAGGCCATGATGGACACCGGCGACCTGAGCCAGAACCTCGACCTCGAACCCGGCGACATGGTCATGGTGCCACCGCTGGAGGTCGACTCGGTCCTCCTTACTGGCATGCTCGCCCGCCAGGGCGTGTTTCAGGTCCTGCGCAAGGACCCGCACGACTTGCTGCGGGTCATCACCGTCGCCGGTGCCGGGGCCATGTCCGACCTGTCTCGGGTCACCATCTACCGCGGCGGCCAGACCATCGTGCGCGACATGAAGGCCGCGCTTGAGAAGGGCGACCTCCAGCAGAGCATCGAGGTCGAGGACGGCGACGTCATCTACGTCCCGCCCATCGAGGAGAGCGTGGTCCTCACCGGCGCCGTACAGCGGAGCGGCATCGTCCGCCTGATCGGCGACGAGCAGCGCGACCTGTCCAAGCTCATCCTCCTCTCCGGGCCGCTGGGAGTCGCCGACCTGTCCAGGGTCACCGTCACCCGCGGCGCAGAGAAGATCGTGGTGAACGTCCGCGACTACCTGGACAAGGGGGATGCTCGCCAGACACTGCGGCTCCAAGACGGCGACATGGTCCGCGTCCCGATGGTCGAGGACAGCATCCTCATCACCGGTGCCCTGAACCGCGGTGGCGTCGTCCGCCTCTATGAGGGCCTCGACCGCGACCTCATCTCTCTCGTACTCGCCGCCGGACCGACTGCCATGGCCGACATGGAGCACGTGACAATCTTCCGCGGTGAGCAGAAGACGGTTCGCAACCTGCGCGCGATGGTTGAGGGCGGCGATCGCTCCCAGACCATGGAACTCCAGCCGGGTGACATCATCACCGTGCCGCCGCGCCAGATCCACACCGTCCTTCTCACCGGGGCCCTCGGCCGACCCGGTCTGATCAACCTGATCGATGACAAGCAGCGCGACCTGGCCCGACTGGTCTCTGCTGCCGGTCCTCTTCCCAATGCCGACCTGAGCAAGGTGGCCGTCCGACGCGGTGGCCTCACCACTACCCGCGACATCAAGGCCTACATCGACACCGCCTTGCCGCAGCACACCCTGCAGGTCGAAGACGGCGATGTGGTGGTTGTGCCGCGCGGCGAAAGCACGGTCCTTGTCATGGGCGCCGTGGTCCGCGCCGGGACACTGCAGCTCTACGAGGACAAGCAACGCGACCTGATGCGGGTCGTCGTCCTCGCCGGACCGACGCCGAACGCCGACCTGTCCAAGGTCACCATCTACCGTGGCGATCAGACGATCGTCCGCGACCTGCGCAAGCTCTACGACACCGGCGACCTGTCCCAGACGATGCTGCTGCAGGACGGCGACATCGTCAAGATCCCGGCCTTCGAGGATAGGATCCTCATTGCCGGTGCTGCTGGGCGCCTCGGCGCTGCAGCCCTGGGCGAGAAGGAAGCCCGCGACCTCGTGCGGATCGTGCAGATGGCCTCGCCGCTGCCCTACGCCAACCTGCGCAAGGTCAGCGTCCTGCGCGGCAACCAGACGATCACCCGCGACGTCTTCGCCTACCTGCAGAAGGGTGACAAGACCCAGACCCTGGAGCTCGAAGACGGCGACGTCGTGCTCATCCCCTATGACCGCGAGACGGCCATGATCACCGGCGCAGTCGCGCGAGCCGGGAGCATCGGCGTGCCCGATCCCGAGCGTGCCGATCTCGCCGAGGTCATCAGCGCGGCGTCTCCGCTGCCCACGGCCGACCTGCGCCGGGTTATTGTCTATCGCGGCGATCAGCAGCTTACCTACGACCTCTCCGCCCTGCGTTCGGGTGGTGATCTGCCGCGGAATGTGCCGCTGCTGCCTGGCGACCGCGTCTTCGTCCCCGGCCTGGATACCACAACGGTCCTCGTCACCGGATCGGTCCAGCGCACCGGCACGGCGGAGCTGGTGACCGCAGAGCAGCGCAACCTCGCGAGCTTCGTCGTCAGCGCGAGTCCGCTGCCCACGGCCGACTTGAGTCGGATCATCCTCTACCGTGGCGCCACCGCTACCACCTACAACCTGCGCGCCTACCTCGAGAAGGGCGATGGCTCGCAGACAACCGAACTCCAGGATGGCGACCGCGTGCTGGTGCCTGAGCAGCCGGCCACCGGCGGCATCATCATCAGCGGGCAGGTCAACCGGCAGGGCACCTTGCCTCTGGCCCTCGGCCAGTCTCCGGACCTGCTCAGCGCCGTCACTTTGGCCGGACCCCTGGTCGCCACCGCCGACCTGAGCCAGGTCACCGTCTACCGCGGCACTGAGAAGATCGTCCGCGACCTGCAGAAGCTCCGCGAAGAGGGCGACCTGACCCAGAACCTGACGCTGCAGGCGGGCGACGTTGTGTTCGTGCCCGAGTCCACCGACACCGTGGTCTTCATGGGCCAGGTAGCGCGCCCGGGAGCGCTGAACATCCACCAGTTCCGGCAGCGCGACCTCGCCCACCTGTTGCCTCTCGCCTCGCCTGATGCCAACAGCGACACCGAGCAGGTCACCGTCTACCGCAACGGCGAGACGATCGTCCGCAACTACCGCAACCTGGTCGAGAAGGGCGACCTGACCCAGAACCTCGTCCTCGAGCCCGGCGACTACGTCTACGTCCCGAAGGATAGCGCCCACGATGCCATGTTCCTGGGTGCCCTCGGCCGCGTCGGTCCGGTCAATGTCCGCGAGCCCAGCAGCCAGGATCTGCTGCGGGTCGTCACCGCTCTGGCGCCGACTCCGGCGGCCGACCTCACCCGCATCACGATCTTCCGCGGCGATGAGCCGCCGATGTACAAGGACCTCAAGCTGCTCATGGACGAAGGCGACATGAGCCAGAACGTCAAGATCGAGCCCGGCGACGTGGTGGTTGTGCCGAGGCTGGACGACCTCTACGTTCTCGGCGCAGTCGGCCGTGCGGGCGCCTATGCGGCGCAGCCCGACTGGGACATCCTCGATGCTCTAGCGGCCGCCGGCAACCCGATCCCGGCAGCCAGCGGCGCCAACATCACCATCATCCGGCGGCGCCCGGACGCCACCTCGGAGCGCATCAACTTCAGCCTCAGCGCCGTCACCCAGGGCAAGGCACCCGAGCCCGTCAAGGTCAAGGCGGGAGACATCATCTACGTCCCCTACCCCAAGGCCAAGCGCGGACTGGGCTGGAACCTGATCCGCGACGCCATCTACATGCTGGGGAGTCTCAACGACATCTTCGGCCTCTTCTAG
- a CDS encoding DegT/DnrJ/EryC1/StrS family aminotransferase, with product MSEKLAIDGGTPVNSQPFPPWPYFTEEMIQAAMEPLRTGKVNYWTGKAGMEFEQKFADWVGTKFGISTTNGTSALHVALAGLGIGPGDEVITPSYTFIASSFCVLQAGAVPVFADVDRETHTISPESIEEKISSRTKAIIAVHLYGVMCDMGPILEIAKKHNLYVIEDCAQAHGGVYKGKKAGSLGHCNAFSFCQSKHFTTGGEGGCTVTDNEDVAWTCRSFRDHGYDVSERLRLLEMEAKLPYIHKMWGYNYRMTEMQSAIGLECLKILDSWNLANRRRNAAILDEALEDEPYIWRLPLNTAERQNAYWLYPIVLDTDRLTVDARQFFKAVDAEGVPAGPVLWPQCYKEKAYQDHVGPSHLQYPFRDLHTRPEAVNYTKEHCPNAAWLEERTFFTSLHPTYEASHMERIAEAIRKVGKAYSK from the coding sequence ATGTCTGAGAAACTCGCAATCGACGGCGGGACCCCCGTCAACAGTCAGCCCTTCCCACCGTGGCCCTACTTCACGGAAGAGATGATCCAGGCGGCCATGGAGCCCCTGCGCACTGGGAAGGTCAACTACTGGACCGGCAAGGCCGGGATGGAGTTCGAGCAGAAGTTTGCCGACTGGGTCGGCACGAAGTTCGGAATCTCGACCACTAACGGGACAAGTGCCCTGCACGTAGCTCTGGCGGGGCTTGGCATCGGCCCCGGCGACGAAGTGATCACGCCTTCGTATACCTTCATCGCCTCGAGCTTCTGCGTGCTCCAGGCGGGCGCTGTCCCTGTGTTCGCTGATGTGGACCGCGAGACGCACACCATCTCCCCGGAAAGCATCGAGGAGAAGATCAGCTCCCGCACCAAGGCCATCATTGCCGTCCACCTGTATGGTGTGATGTGTGATATGGGCCCGATCCTGGAGATCGCCAAGAAGCACAACCTGTACGTGATCGAGGACTGTGCGCAGGCTCACGGTGGCGTGTACAAGGGCAAGAAGGCGGGCTCCCTGGGCCACTGCAACGCCTTCAGCTTCTGTCAGTCCAAGCACTTCACCACCGGCGGCGAGGGTGGCTGCACGGTGACGGACAACGAGGACGTTGCCTGGACCTGCCGCTCCTTCCGGGACCACGGCTATGACGTATCCGAGCGGCTGAGGCTGCTGGAGATGGAGGCCAAGCTTCCGTATATCCACAAGATGTGGGGCTACAACTACCGGATGACGGAAATGCAGTCGGCGATCGGCCTGGAGTGCCTGAAGATTCTCGACTCGTGGAACCTGGCGAACCGGCGTCGCAACGCGGCCATCCTGGACGAGGCGCTGGAGGACGAGCCCTACATCTGGCGGCTGCCGCTGAACACGGCCGAACGTCAGAATGCCTACTGGCTGTACCCGATCGTCTTGGACACCGACCGGCTGACGGTAGACGCGCGCCAGTTCTTCAAGGCAGTGGACGCCGAGGGCGTTCCGGCCGGTCCGGTCCTGTGGCCCCAGTGTTACAAGGAGAAGGCGTATCAGGACCACGTGGGTCCCAGCCACCTGCAGTACCCCTTCCGCGACCTGCATACGCGGCCTGAGGCGGTCAACTACACCAAAGAGCATTGCCCGAACGCTGCCTGGCTGGAGGAGCGGACCTTCTTCACCAGCCTGCACCCGACCTACGAGGCGTCGCACATGGAGCGCATCGCCGAGGCCATTCGTAAGGTGGGTAAGGCCTACAGCAAGTAG